A section of the Streptomyces sp. SLBN-118 genome encodes:
- a CDS encoding acyl-CoA dehydrogenase family protein: MPDRAPQPVERQLPTEESRDLITLVRDIVQREIAPRAAEEEDAGHFPREVFSLLSESGLLGLPYDSEYGGGDQPYEVYLQVLEELAAARLTVGLGVSVHSLSCHALAGYGTKEQQAEHLPAMLGGGLLGAYCLSEPASGSDAASLRTKAVRDGDSWVITGTKSWITHGGIADFYTVMARTGGEGARGITAFLVPGDTPGLNAAAPEKKMGMKGSPTAQLHFDGVRVPDSRRIGEEGQGFAIALSALDSGRLGIAACAIGVAQAALDEAVSYATGRQQFGRPIADFQGLRFMLADMATRIEAGRALCLAAARLRDAGRPFSRQAAMAKLFCTDTAMSVTTDAVQVLGGYGYTLDFPVERYMREAKVLQIVEGTNQIQRMVIARYVAGPETR; encoded by the coding sequence ATGCCCGACCGCGCCCCGCAGCCGGTGGAACGTCAGCTGCCCACCGAGGAGTCCAGGGATCTGATCACCCTGGTACGCGACATCGTCCAGCGGGAGATCGCCCCCCGGGCGGCCGAAGAGGAGGACGCCGGGCACTTCCCGCGCGAGGTCTTCTCACTCCTTTCCGAGTCCGGGCTGCTCGGCCTCCCGTACGACTCCGAGTACGGCGGCGGGGACCAGCCGTACGAGGTCTACCTCCAGGTCCTCGAAGAGCTCGCCGCCGCACGGCTGACCGTCGGCCTCGGCGTCAGCGTCCACTCCCTGTCCTGTCACGCGCTGGCGGGCTACGGCACCAAGGAACAGCAGGCCGAGCATCTGCCCGCGATGCTCGGCGGCGGCCTTCTCGGCGCGTACTGCCTGTCCGAGCCCGCCTCGGGATCGGACGCCGCGTCCCTGCGTACCAAGGCGGTGCGCGACGGGGACAGCTGGGTGATCACCGGGACCAAGTCATGGATCACGCACGGTGGCATCGCCGACTTCTACACGGTCATGGCCCGCACCGGCGGCGAGGGGGCCCGTGGCATCACGGCCTTCCTCGTCCCGGGCGACACCCCCGGCCTGAACGCCGCCGCGCCCGAGAAGAAGATGGGCATGAAAGGTTCGCCCACCGCCCAGTTGCACTTCGACGGCGTACGCGTGCCCGACTCCCGCCGGATCGGCGAGGAGGGTCAGGGCTTCGCGATCGCGCTCTCGGCCCTCGACTCGGGCCGGCTGGGCATCGCGGCCTGCGCCATCGGAGTCGCCCAGGCGGCCCTGGACGAGGCGGTCTCGTACGCGACCGGGCGGCAGCAGTTCGGGCGGCCCATCGCCGACTTCCAGGGGCTGCGCTTCATGCTGGCCGACATGGCGACCCGGATCGAGGCGGGCCGCGCGCTCTGTCTCGCCGCGGCCCGGCTGCGCGACGCGGGGCGGCCCTTCTCGCGGCAGGCGGCGATGGCGAAGCTGTTCTGCACGGACACGGCGATGAGCGTCACGACCGACGCGGTCCAGGTCCTGGGTGGCTACGGCTACACGCTGGACTTCCCGGTCGAGCGCTATATGCGCGAGGCGAAGGTGCTCCAGATCGTCGAGGGCACCAATCAGATCCAGCGCATGGTCATCGCCCGTTACGTGGCCGGGCCCGAGACGCGCTGA
- a CDS encoding glycoside hydrolase family 18 protein, which translates to MPGSHRPRARFRALIAAACTAALGATLFTGAHFASAGESAPAAKAAAAPKAGSKVIGYFTEWGVYDRNYHVKNIQTSGSANKLTHINYAFGNVSGGKCTVGDSFADYEKAYTAAQSVDGVADTWDQPLRGSFNQLRKLKKLHPGLKILWSFGGWTWSGGFGQAAANPAAFAQSCYNLVEDPRWKDVFDGIDIDWEYPNACGLSCDTSGRESFKNLMAALRAKFGGSSLVTAAITADASSGGKIEKANYAGAAQYVNWYNPMTYDFFGAWAAQGPTAPHSPLKSYSGIPQQGFNTDAAIKKLKSLGIPSSKLMLGIGFYGRGWTGVTQKAPGGTATGPAPGKYEQGIDDYKVLKSRCPANGTVAGTAYAHCGNQWWSYDTPSTISGKMTYKNQQNLGGTFFWELSGDTANGELIKAIN; encoded by the coding sequence ATGCCCGGATCACACCGTCCCCGCGCCCGCTTCCGGGCGCTCATCGCCGCCGCCTGTACCGCAGCCCTCGGCGCGACCCTCTTCACCGGCGCCCACTTCGCCTCAGCAGGCGAGTCGGCCCCCGCCGCCAAGGCCGCCGCCGCGCCGAAGGCGGGAAGCAAGGTGATCGGTTACTTCACCGAATGGGGCGTCTACGACCGCAATTACCACGTCAAGAACATCCAGACCTCCGGGTCCGCGAACAAACTGACCCACATCAACTACGCCTTCGGCAACGTCTCCGGCGGCAAGTGCACCGTCGGCGACTCCTTCGCCGACTACGAGAAGGCCTACACCGCCGCGCAGAGCGTCGACGGCGTCGCCGACACCTGGGACCAGCCCCTGCGCGGCAGCTTCAACCAGCTGCGCAAGCTGAAGAAACTGCACCCGGGACTCAAGATCCTCTGGTCCTTCGGCGGCTGGACCTGGTCGGGCGGCTTCGGCCAGGCCGCGGCCAACCCGGCCGCCTTCGCCCAGTCCTGCTACAACCTCGTCGAGGACCCGCGCTGGAAGGATGTCTTCGACGGCATCGACATCGACTGGGAATACCCCAACGCCTGCGGTCTGAGCTGCGACACCAGCGGCCGCGAGTCCTTCAAGAACCTGATGGCCGCGCTGCGCGCAAAGTTCGGCGGCTCCAGCCTGGTGACCGCTGCGATCACCGCGGACGCCTCGTCCGGCGGCAAGATCGAGAAGGCGAACTACGCGGGCGCGGCCCAGTACGTCAACTGGTACAACCCGATGACGTACGACTTCTTCGGCGCCTGGGCGGCACAGGGGCCCACCGCCCCGCACTCCCCGCTGAAGTCCTACAGCGGCATCCCGCAGCAGGGCTTCAACACCGACGCGGCGATCAAGAAGCTCAAGAGCCTCGGCATCCCCTCGTCGAAGCTGATGCTCGGGATCGGCTTCTACGGACGCGGCTGGACCGGAGTGACCCAGAAGGCACCCGGCGGCACGGCGACCGGACCCGCGCCGGGCAAGTACGAGCAGGGCATCGACGACTACAAGGTGCTGAAGTCCAGGTGCCCGGCCAACGGAACCGTCGCCGGAACCGCGTACGCCCACTGCGGCAACCAGTGGTGGAGCTACGACACCCCCTCCACCATCTCCGGGAAGATGACCTACAAGAACCAGCAGAACCTGGGCGGCACCTTCTTCTGGGAGCTCAGCGGTGACACCGCGAACGGAGAGCTGATCAAGGCCATCAACTGA
- a CDS encoding TetR/AcrR family transcriptional regulator has translation MNISQQRGATERSQVRRSELIATGRKLFADTSYDALSMDDIAKHAGVAKGLIYYYFKSKRGYYLAIIEDSVADLVSRAAGETELPRAERVYRTVDGYLRYAHHHQAAFRTIVTGGVGFDTEVQSIRDAVREELIATIAEGAYGRRDIPVLARLALLGWLSSVEGITLDWLGRRELPRETVCALLMRLLRGTLHTIAEFEPECPEPPMEPMPAALTDSVSLPTPVEA, from the coding sequence TTGAATATTAGTCAACAGCGCGGCGCGACCGAACGATCGCAGGTACGCCGCAGTGAACTCATCGCAACCGGGCGGAAGTTGTTCGCCGACACTTCCTATGACGCGCTGTCGATGGATGACATCGCCAAGCACGCCGGAGTCGCCAAGGGCCTGATCTACTACTACTTCAAAAGCAAACGCGGCTACTACCTGGCCATCATCGAGGACTCGGTGGCCGACCTCGTCTCGCGCGCGGCGGGCGAGACGGAGTTGCCGCGCGCGGAGCGCGTGTACCGCACGGTCGACGGTTATCTGCGCTATGCCCATCATCACCAGGCGGCGTTCCGCACCATCGTCACCGGCGGAGTCGGCTTCGACACCGAGGTGCAGTCGATACGTGACGCTGTGCGCGAGGAGCTCATCGCGACCATCGCCGAGGGTGCGTACGGCAGGCGCGACATCCCCGTGCTCGCCCGCCTCGCACTGCTGGGCTGGCTCAGCAGCGTGGAGGGGATCACGCTGGACTGGCTTGGCCGCCGCGAGCTCCCGCGGGAGACCGTGTGTGCGCTGCTGATGCGTTTGCTGCGCGGCACGCTCCACACGATCGCGGAGTTCGAGCCGGAGTGCCCGGAGCCGCCCATGGAGCCCATGCCCGCCGCGCTCACCGACTCCGTCTCCCTGCCCACACCGGTCGAGGCGTGA
- a CDS encoding peptidase C39 family protein, whose protein sequence is MARPASRRTVLSAAIAAAAGAGTLSSSAAAPAAAAPESAGHGRPLPPVDNHFWTSYTDWRSGAAAGTRAVAAPRPGLVIGAAAGRRAYTDPHTGKTATWEYATWTSPVHVSRVPATEIIASWNAHTPAGTWLQVDLRGRYSDGTATPWFVMGRWAAGDGDIRRTSLDDQTDGRATIWTDTFSIDDAASGLRLSSYQLRLTLHRKPGTSLTPTVWRLGAMASDIPDRFTVPASAPGLTRELVVPRYSQNTHVGQYPEYDNGGEAWCSPTSSQMIIEYWGRKPSAADLAWVNPAFADPQVCHAARFTFDYQYHGCGNWPFNAAYAASYPDMSAVVTRLSSLTDLETLIRAGIPAMTSQSFLKEELTGAGYGTSGHLMTVIGFTAKGDVIANDPASPGNAAVRRVYKRAEWERIWLRTKRYNASGAVVSGTGGVCYLYWPARPTAAQSLALAGFGIR, encoded by the coding sequence ATGGCCAGACCTGCTTCGCGCAGAACCGTGCTGAGCGCCGCGATCGCCGCGGCGGCGGGCGCGGGCACGCTCTCCTCGTCCGCCGCCGCGCCTGCTGCCGCCGCCCCGGAGTCGGCGGGGCACGGCCGGCCGCTGCCGCCGGTGGACAACCACTTCTGGACCTCGTACACCGACTGGCGCAGTGGCGCTGCCGCGGGAACCCGGGCCGTCGCGGCCCCCCGCCCGGGCCTGGTCATCGGCGCCGCCGCCGGCCGCCGCGCCTACACCGACCCGCACACCGGGAAGACGGCCACCTGGGAGTACGCCACCTGGACCTCGCCCGTCCACGTCTCCCGCGTGCCCGCGACCGAGATCATCGCGTCCTGGAACGCGCACACCCCGGCGGGGACCTGGCTCCAGGTCGATCTGCGGGGCCGCTACTCCGACGGCACCGCGACGCCCTGGTTCGTGATGGGCCGCTGGGCGGCCGGTGACGGCGACATCCGGCGTACCTCGCTCGACGACCAGACGGACGGCAGGGCCACCATCTGGACCGACACCTTCTCGATCGACGACGCGGCGAGCGGTCTGCGGCTGAGCTCGTACCAGCTGCGTCTCACGCTCCACCGCAAGCCGGGGACGAGCCTCACGCCCACGGTCTGGCGGCTCGGCGCCATGGCCTCCGACATCCCGGACCGCTTCACGGTGCCGGCGTCTGCGCCGGGGCTCACGCGCGAGCTGGTGGTGCCGCGCTACTCGCAGAACACTCATGTCGGCCAGTACCCGGAGTACGACAACGGCGGTGAGGCCTGGTGCAGCCCCACCTCGTCCCAGATGATCATCGAGTACTGGGGGCGAAAGCCCAGTGCCGCCGACCTGGCCTGGGTGAATCCCGCCTTCGCCGACCCCCAGGTCTGCCACGCGGCCCGCTTCACCTTCGACTACCAGTACCACGGCTGCGGCAACTGGCCCTTCAACGCTGCCTACGCGGCGAGCTACCCGGACATGAGCGCCGTCGTCACGCGGCTGTCCTCGCTCACCGACCTGGAGACACTGATCCGGGCCGGTATCCCGGCCATGACGTCACAGTCCTTCCTGAAGGAGGAGCTGACCGGCGCGGGCTACGGCACATCCGGCCATCTGATGACCGTGATCGGCTTCACCGCCAAGGGCGATGTGATCGCCAACGACCCCGCGTCGCCCGGCAACGCCGCCGTGCGCCGCGTCTACAAGCGCGCCGAGTGGGAGAGGATCTGGCTGCGTACCAAGCGCTACAACGCGAGCGGAGCGGTGGTGTCGGGCACGGGCGGCGTCTGCTATCTGTACTGGCCCGCGCGCCCGACCGCCGCGCAGAGCCTGGCTCTGGCGGGCTTCGGCATCCGCTGA
- a CDS encoding uridine kinase: protein MSDLDRPARALRALPPSCGPVRLIAVDGHAGSGKSTFAARLAAAVGDDERGGGAPVLHLDDLAGHEEFFGWTDRILTEVIEPLSNGRTAHFHPYDWNLRRFGSSPHALEAAPVVLIEGVGAGRRVLRPHLAGLLWMERGAEESWQRGRQRDGSELSAFWDDWTVAETRHFAADPSRPFADALIQECRKGYEWRPGPAATARPNRFITQGDSFPPAY from the coding sequence ATGAGCGACCTCGACCGGCCAGCCCGCGCGCTGCGCGCGCTGCCGCCCTCCTGCGGACCGGTGCGGCTGATCGCGGTCGACGGCCACGCGGGCTCGGGGAAGAGCACCTTCGCCGCCCGGCTCGCCGCGGCCGTCGGCGACGATGAGAGGGGCGGCGGCGCTCCGGTGCTGCATCTCGACGATCTGGCCGGCCATGAGGAGTTCTTCGGCTGGACGGACCGGATTCTGACCGAGGTGATCGAGCCGCTGTCGAACGGCAGAACCGCACACTTTCACCCCTACGACTGGAATCTGCGCCGCTTCGGATCCTCCCCCCATGCGCTGGAGGCGGCTCCCGTCGTGCTGATCGAGGGCGTCGGTGCCGGGAGGCGGGTGCTGCGCCCGCATCTGGCGGGGCTGCTGTGGATGGAGAGGGGAGCAGAAGAGTCCTGGCAGCGGGGCCGCCAACGCGATGGAAGCGAACTCTCCGCATTCTGGGACGACTGGACCGTGGCGGAGACCCGCCATTTCGCGGCGGACCCGTCTCGTCCGTTCGCGGATGCCCTGATACAGGAGTGCCGCAAGGGGTACGAGTGGCGTCCGGGACCTGCTGCGACAGCACGACCGAACCGGTTCATCACCCAGGGTGACTCGTTTCCTCCGGCATACTGA
- a CDS encoding AAA family ATPase, whose amino-acid sequence MDIGTQGAPAPADLAWVRGVDAYTMGAYPQAEEEFRTAVRLDPGMADGWLGLHALRVDTTNALLRMHSARERFGEQRARHRRTLNSWYWLGWWVQPVLESPRDLLLAHASHWLDGRHVPELDRALAALPPVDADPQVRFLHACRAYLVKDWEQLVRHTEPLVSDPLLGIEAGLFGGMARVRLEMYGQAEPLLSSALMRCRSEQPQRKELRYWLARAHEGTGRSAAALPLYRAVHRIDPAFMDTSARLAAIADYDGIDGYDDSAGLAAVSIAGVGQDVADAQADGDGPLAAEARSGPDPQTQLPGSVPSVPPEGVRRRKAVVPVQPPSPAFPAGPTDPVLLAEALAELERMVGLEPVKRQVKALSAQLEMARLRAGQGLPVQPPKRHFVFSGPSGTGKTTVARILGRVFYALGLLGGDHLVEAQRSDLVGEFLGQTAVKANELIDSALGGVLFVDEAYSLSNSGYSKGDAYGDEALQVLLKRAEDNRDHLVVILAGYPEGMDRLLATNPGLSSRFTTRVDFPSYRPLELTAIGEVLAAENGDVWDVEARDELRSISGHVVDQGWIDELGNGRFLRTLYEKSCAYRDLRLSGYPGTPTREDLSTLRLPDLMQAYGEVLSGRGPVDRGPQDPPG is encoded by the coding sequence ATGGACATCGGCACGCAGGGCGCACCGGCCCCCGCCGACCTCGCCTGGGTGCGCGGCGTGGACGCCTATACGATGGGCGCCTATCCGCAGGCGGAGGAGGAGTTCCGTACCGCCGTGCGGCTGGATCCCGGGATGGCCGACGGCTGGCTCGGTCTGCACGCGCTGCGCGTCGACACCACGAACGCGCTGCTGCGCATGCACAGCGCACGCGAGCGCTTCGGCGAGCAGCGCGCCCGTCACCGCCGCACCCTCAACTCCTGGTACTGGCTGGGCTGGTGGGTCCAGCCGGTCCTCGAGAGCCCGCGCGATCTCTTACTCGCGCATGCTTCCCACTGGCTCGACGGCCGCCATGTGCCGGAGCTGGACCGGGCACTCGCGGCGCTGCCTCCGGTGGACGCGGACCCGCAGGTGCGTTTTCTGCACGCCTGCCGCGCCTATCTGGTCAAGGACTGGGAACAACTCGTGCGCCACACCGAGCCGCTGGTCAGCGATCCACTGCTGGGCATCGAGGCCGGCCTGTTCGGCGGTATGGCCCGTGTGCGCCTGGAGATGTACGGGCAGGCGGAGCCGCTGCTCTCCTCCGCGCTGATGCGCTGCCGCAGCGAGCAGCCGCAGCGCAAGGAACTGCGGTACTGGCTGGCGCGGGCGCACGAGGGCACCGGCCGCAGCGCCGCCGCCCTGCCGTTGTACCGGGCGGTGCACCGGATCGATCCGGCCTTCATGGACACCTCGGCCCGCCTTGCCGCGATCGCGGATTACGACGGCATCGACGGTTACGACGACTCGGCGGGGCTCGCGGCGGTGTCCATCGCGGGTGTCGGCCAGGACGTCGCCGATGCGCAGGCCGACGGGGACGGGCCCCTGGCGGCGGAGGCGCGGAGCGGCCCCGATCCGCAGACCCAGCTCCCGGGCTCGGTGCCGAGCGTGCCGCCCGAGGGGGTGCGGCGGCGCAAGGCCGTGGTTCCCGTACAGCCGCCGTCGCCGGCGTTTCCGGCGGGCCCCACCGACCCGGTACTGCTCGCCGAAGCCCTGGCCGAGCTGGAGCGGATGGTGGGCCTTGAACCGGTCAAACGGCAGGTCAAGGCCTTGTCGGCACAGCTGGAGATGGCCCGGCTGAGAGCCGGCCAGGGCCTGCCCGTGCAGCCTCCGAAGCGGCACTTCGTCTTCTCGGGCCCCTCCGGCACCGGCAAGACCACTGTCGCCCGCATCCTCGGCCGGGTCTTCTACGCCCTCGGGCTGCTCGGCGGCGACCATCTGGTGGAGGCCCAGCGCTCCGATCTGGTGGGCGAGTTCCTGGGCCAGACGGCGGTGAAGGCCAATGAGCTGATCGACTCGGCGCTCGGCGGCGTGCTGTTCGTGGACGAGGCGTACAGCCTGTCCAACTCCGGCTACTCCAAAGGCGACGCATACGGCGACGAGGCCCTTCAGGTCCTCCTCAAGCGCGCCGAGGACAACCGCGACCATCTGGTGGTCATCCTGGCCGGCTACCCCGAGGGAATGGACCGCCTGCTCGCCACCAATCCCGGTCTTTCCTCCCGCTTCACGACCCGTGTCGACTTCCCCTCGTACCGTCCTCTCGAACTGACCGCGATCGGTGAGGTGCTGGCAGCCGAGAACGGCGATGTGTGGGACGTCGAGGCCCGCGACGAACTGCGGTCCATCAGCGGGCATGTGGTCGACCAGGGCTGGATCGACGAGCTCGGCAACGGCCGCTTTCTGCGCACTCTGTACGAGAAGAGCTGCGCCTACCGCGATCTGCGGCTGTCCGGATATCCGGGCACGCCGACCCGCGAGGACCTCTCGACGCTGCGGCTGCCCGATCTGATGCAGGCGTACGGCGAGGTCCTGTCGGGACGCGGTCCGGTGGACCGCGGCCCGCAGGATCCCCCGGGCTGA
- a CDS encoding hemolysin family protein — MSLLQLLFALLLVLANGFFVGAEFALVSVRRSQIEPRAAEGSSRARQVLHGLENLPQMMAAAQFGITVCSLTLGAVAEPTVAHLLEPVFHAAHVPEGLIHPLGYVIALAVVVFLHLVIGEMVPKNLAMAAPEKTAIWLGPGLVGFARLCRPVTVGLGACARLVLRAFRVEPKDEVEAVFTSEQLNRLVEDSGQAGLLEPAEQERLEDALELGSRPVTDVLIARSSLVTVPPSVTPRQIEELTVRTGYSRFPVCAQGSGAFMGYLHVKDVLDLEDGERAVPQHIWRPMATLRAELPLDDALTVMRRAATHLAQVADASGRVLGLVALEDVLEMLVGEVRDPSHRVAVPRTPRPSLDSALVG; from the coding sequence ATGAGTCTCCTGCAACTGCTGTTCGCACTGCTCCTGGTGCTGGCGAACGGGTTCTTCGTCGGAGCCGAGTTCGCTCTCGTCTCCGTACGCCGCAGCCAGATCGAGCCGCGTGCGGCCGAGGGCTCGTCGCGCGCCCGGCAAGTGCTGCACGGACTGGAGAACCTGCCCCAGATGATGGCGGCCGCGCAGTTCGGCATCACCGTCTGCTCACTGACGCTCGGCGCGGTGGCCGAGCCGACCGTGGCCCATCTGCTGGAACCGGTCTTCCATGCGGCCCATGTGCCCGAGGGGCTGATCCATCCGCTGGGCTATGTGATCGCCCTGGCCGTGGTCGTCTTCCTGCATCTCGTCATCGGCGAGATGGTCCCGAAGAACCTCGCGATGGCCGCGCCCGAGAAGACCGCGATCTGGCTGGGCCCGGGCCTGGTCGGCTTCGCCCGGCTGTGCCGCCCGGTCACCGTCGGCCTGGGCGCCTGTGCCCGGCTGGTGCTGCGGGCCTTCCGGGTCGAGCCCAAGGACGAGGTGGAGGCGGTCTTCACCAGCGAGCAGCTCAACCGTCTGGTCGAGGACTCGGGCCAGGCGGGGCTGCTCGAACCCGCCGAGCAGGAACGTCTTGAGGACGCGCTGGAGCTGGGCAGCCGCCCGGTGACCGATGTGCTCATCGCCCGGTCCAGCCTGGTGACGGTCCCGCCGTCGGTGACCCCCCGCCAGATCGAAGAGCTGACGGTCCGCACCGGCTACTCCCGATTCCCGGTCTGCGCCCAGGGCTCGGGAGCCTTCATGGGCTACCTCCATGTCAAGGACGTACTCGATCTGGAGGACGGCGAACGGGCCGTGCCCCAGCACATCTGGCGCCCCATGGCGACCCTGCGGGCCGAACTCCCCCTGGACGACGCCCTCACCGTGATGCGCCGCGCGGCCACGCACCTCGCCCAGGTCGCCGACGCGTCCGGGCGGGTGCTGGGCCTGGTCGCGCTTGAGGACGTCCTGGAGATGCTGGTCGGCGAGGTCCGCGACCCGTCCCACCGGGTCGCGGTGCCCAGGACGCCACGGCCGTCCCTGGACAGCGCCCTGGTCGGCTGA
- a CDS encoding hemolysin family protein → MIIALLLLAAAFLLILANGFFVAAEFGLVTVERPDAERAAAEGDRRARRVVTALRELSFQLSGTQLGITITSLVVGMLAEPATARLLHWPLTATGLPEGAVSGFAVVIGMLLASAVQMVIGELVPKNWAVSRPLQVARFVAGPQHLFSTAFRPVITLLNTVANRLVRLLGVEPAEELASARTPGELVSLARHSARAGALEQDTADLFVRTLSLGHLTAQHVMTPRVKMSALQSDATAADVLNLTRATGLSRFPVYRERIDEIVGMVHLKDALAVPVDERLRTRVDRVAVAPLLVPGTLPVQQLLERLRSEQPIAVVVDEYGGTAGVVTLEDIVEELVGEVRDEHDGEADARPELAPVAAEDGHPAWEADGSCRVLTLRRIGLDVPDGPYETVAGLVADLLGRIPAPGDRAELPGWRLSVRQVDRYRAERVRLVRIADVPALTEATR, encoded by the coding sequence ATGATCATCGCCCTGTTGCTGCTCGCCGCGGCATTCCTCCTGATTCTCGCCAACGGCTTCTTCGTGGCGGCCGAGTTCGGTCTTGTCACGGTGGAGCGGCCCGACGCCGAGCGCGCAGCCGCGGAGGGCGACCGCCGTGCCCGCCGCGTCGTCACGGCGCTGCGGGAGCTGTCCTTCCAGCTGTCCGGCACCCAGCTCGGCATCACCATCACCTCGCTCGTCGTCGGCATGCTCGCCGAACCCGCGACCGCCCGGCTGCTCCACTGGCCGCTGACCGCGACCGGGCTACCCGAAGGGGCCGTCTCCGGCTTCGCGGTGGTGATCGGGATGCTGCTCGCCTCCGCCGTCCAGATGGTGATCGGAGAACTCGTCCCCAAGAACTGGGCGGTTTCCCGGCCGTTGCAGGTCGCACGCTTCGTCGCCGGACCGCAGCATCTCTTCTCGACCGCCTTCCGCCCCGTGATCACCCTGCTCAACACCGTCGCCAACCGTCTCGTACGCCTGCTCGGCGTCGAACCGGCCGAGGAGCTGGCGTCAGCCCGCACCCCCGGCGAGCTGGTCTCGCTCGCGCGTCACTCGGCGCGGGCCGGCGCGCTGGAGCAGGACACGGCCGACCTGTTCGTACGGACCTTGTCCCTCGGGCATCTCACGGCGCAGCATGTGATGACCCCGCGGGTGAAGATGAGCGCCCTGCAGTCCGACGCCACCGCGGCGGACGTCCTCAACCTCACCCGGGCGACCGGCCTTTCGCGCTTTCCCGTCTACCGGGAGCGCATCGACGAGATCGTCGGCATGGTGCATCTCAAGGACGCCCTCGCGGTGCCCGTCGACGAGCGGCTGCGCACCCGGGTGGACCGGGTGGCCGTCGCTCCGCTGCTGGTGCCCGGGACGCTGCCCGTGCAGCAGCTCCTGGAGCGGCTGCGCAGCGAGCAGCCCATAGCCGTCGTCGTCGACGAGTACGGCGGCACCGCCGGAGTGGTCACCCTCGAGGACATCGTCGAGGAGCTTGTCGGCGAGGTCCGCGACGAGCACGACGGCGAGGCCGACGCCCGGCCCGAACTCGCTCCGGTCGCGGCCGAGGACGGCCATCCGGCCTGGGAGGCCGACGGCAGCTGCCGAGTCCTCACTCTGCGCCGGATAGGCCTCGATGTGCCGGACGGTCCCTACGAGACCGTGGCCGGCCTGGTCGCCGATCTGCTGGGACGGATCCCGGCCCCCGGCGACCGGGCCGAACTGCCCGGCTGGCGGCTTTCCGTGCGCCAGGTGGACCGCTATCGCGCCGAGCGGGTACGCCTGGTGCGCATCGCCGACGTTCCGGCCCTGACGGAGGCCACGCGATGA
- a CDS encoding PH domain-containing protein has translation MSADAPQVPALPVTFRPTRTRVVLLAVGAAMFAVITAVALMLEKLSAGERSSFIFTALLFFGVLALLSRPKVVADENGVTVVNLTRTRRLEWAEILRVNLRPGDPWVFLDLSDGTSLPVLGIQPGIARAHAVRDARALRALAESRGTRPDTD, from the coding sequence ATGTCTGCCGACGCCCCCCAAGTCCCGGCGCTTCCGGTCACGTTCAGGCCGACCCGCACCCGGGTCGTCCTGCTGGCCGTGGGCGCGGCCATGTTCGCCGTGATCACCGCGGTCGCCCTGATGCTCGAGAAGCTCAGCGCGGGGGAGCGCAGCAGCTTCATCTTCACCGCGCTGCTCTTCTTCGGCGTACTGGCCCTGCTGAGCAGGCCCAAGGTCGTCGCCGACGAGAACGGCGTCACCGTCGTCAACCTCACCCGTACGCGCCGTCTCGAGTGGGCCGAGATCCTGCGGGTGAATCTGCGGCCCGGTGACCCGTGGGTCTTCCTCGACCTCAGCGACGGCACCAGCCTGCCGGTGCTCGGCATCCAGCCCGGCATCGCCAGGGCACACGCCGTCCGTGACGCCCGCGCCCTGCGGGCCCTCGCGGAGAGCCGCGGCACCCGGCCGGACACCGACTGA